From the genome of Deinococcus sp. JMULE3, one region includes:
- a CDS encoding SpoIID/LytB domain-containing protein codes for MRSFLRVGAAVCGGLLLGSGASALNVRVLVAAAPQLTVRVAAPAPAPGALNVPGAPGAAPLPVQAWTVGVSGAQLTLNGQPTGNASLYLPPSAGSVVEIAGKTYRGGVQLRIEKGGVQGINVVDLEDYLRGVVPAEMPASWPSAAVQAQAVIARTYVTARINPATPFDTCATDACQVYGGVAAEKPQADAAIAATRAQVVAFGGKPASTFFSSDNGGFTASSGEVWGRDLPYLPAKADPFTAGGPRARWQLQVPLTRVQEAAGNAGVRVGPLKGVSVTRVSESGRPLEITFVGATGTGKLTGASAGGFVRALGASGTRVTLSGLNPLVLTGSGSGHGVGLSQYGALGLANAGYSHLHVLGFYYPGTQLATLTGDAGPARPALSVQAALPVPPLAQVWAAAQPDGSGQ; via the coding sequence ATGCGTTCATTTCTGCGTGTTGGCGCTGCGGTGTGCGGCGGGCTGCTGCTGGGCTCTGGGGCGTCGGCGCTGAATGTGCGGGTGCTGGTGGCGGCGGCGCCGCAGCTGACCGTGCGGGTCGCGGCGCCCGCCCCGGCGCCGGGCGCCCTGAACGTGCCCGGCGCGCCCGGCGCGGCGCCGCTGCCGGTGCAGGCGTGGACGGTGGGCGTCAGCGGCGCGCAGCTCACCCTGAACGGCCAGCCGACCGGGAACGCCAGCCTGTACCTGCCGCCCAGCGCGGGCAGCGTCGTGGAGATCGCCGGGAAGACGTACCGCGGCGGCGTGCAGCTTCGCATCGAGAAGGGCGGCGTGCAGGGCATCAACGTCGTGGACCTGGAGGACTACCTGCGGGGCGTCGTTCCGGCCGAGATGCCCGCGTCGTGGCCGTCGGCGGCGGTGCAGGCGCAGGCGGTGATCGCGCGCACGTACGTCACGGCGCGCATCAATCCCGCCACGCCCTTCGACACCTGCGCCACGGACGCCTGTCAGGTGTACGGCGGTGTGGCTGCCGAGAAGCCGCAGGCGGACGCGGCGATCGCCGCGACGCGCGCGCAGGTCGTCGCGTTCGGCGGGAAGCCCGCGAGTACCTTCTTCAGCAGTGACAACGGGGGGTTCACGGCGTCCAGCGGCGAGGTGTGGGGCCGTGACCTGCCGTACCTGCCCGCCAAGGCCGATCCGTTCACGGCAGGCGGCCCACGCGCCCGCTGGCAGCTGCAGGTCCCCCTGACCCGCGTGCAGGAGGCCGCCGGGAACGCCGGGGTGCGCGTCGGGCCGCTGAAGGGCGTGTCGGTCACGCGCGTCAGCGAGTCGGGCCGCCCGCTGGAGATCACCTTTGTCGGCGCGACCGGAACCGGGAAGCTGACCGGGGCCAGCGCCGGGGGCTTCGTGCGGGCGCTGGGCGCGTCCGGCACCCGCGTGACGCTGTCCGGCCTGAACCCGCTGGTGCTGACCGGCAGCGGCAGCGGGCACGGCGTGGGCCTCTCGCAGTACGGGGCGCTGGGTCTGGCGAACGCTGGGTACAGCCACCTGCACGTCCTGGGCTTCTACTACCCCGGCACGCAACTGGCGACCCTGACCGGCGACGCGGGCCCGGCCCGCCCGGCGCTGAGCGTGCAGGCGGCGCTGCCGGTGCCGCCCCTGGCGCAGGTCTGGGCCGCCGCGCAGCCGGACGGGTCGGGACAGTGA
- a CDS encoding FAD-dependent oxidoreductase yields the protein MTTPTPGRVWAHVGQPFTPGSDPQPAYDVLILGAGRMGSALALALTEHAPHLKTLLIEEGGLPNEDGATILAPGIWTRAHLPAAQHDAARWTLERLRTLLGDDLQARPYLTLHAEPAPGTQPTRDLLATHPQSLALLDPGVLPHAQSHEAHLYRPGTLAQTAAQTAIRRGTDLLLNTRATPHPGGRVTLDRLTVTNTHAVVTHATHTIHAPLIVLATGAHAPAQAEHHLGIHTRHARAYRQTPHLDAPSTPDAPVLHARGLTLRPQHGAYTLIPAVHHRDPHGYTPQGGHLTGVPTGLRRETLEDLVGLMDALPALATSDLHLGRSLADIPGAWLALPHGQPDATPTHDRLDDHTHLLLGGPHADTLGLWKADELAREIAGGRGQ from the coding sequence ATGACCACCCCCACCCCTGGCCGCGTGTGGGCCCACGTCGGCCAGCCCTTCACGCCCGGCAGCGACCCGCAGCCCGCCTACGACGTCCTGATTCTCGGCGCGGGCCGCATGGGCAGCGCCCTGGCCCTGGCCCTGACCGAACACGCCCCGCACCTGAAGACCCTGCTGATCGAGGAGGGCGGCCTACCGAACGAGGACGGCGCGACGATCCTCGCCCCGGGCATCTGGACGCGGGCGCACCTGCCCGCCGCGCAGCACGACGCCGCCCGCTGGACGCTGGAGCGGCTGCGGACGCTGCTGGGCGACGACCTCCAGGCCCGCCCGTACCTGACCCTGCACGCCGAACCGGCCCCTGGCACGCAGCCCACCCGCGACCTGCTCGCCACGCACCCGCAGAGCCTCGCCCTGCTCGACCCCGGCGTCCTCCCACACGCGCAGTCCCACGAGGCGCACCTGTACCGCCCCGGCACCCTCGCGCAGACCGCCGCGCAGACCGCCATCCGGCGCGGCACCGACCTCCTCCTGAACACCCGCGCCACCCCCCACCCCGGCGGGCGCGTCACGCTGGACCGCCTGACCGTCACGAACACCCACGCGGTCGTCACGCACGCAACCCACACCATCCACGCCCCCCTGATCGTCCTCGCCACCGGCGCCCACGCTCCCGCGCAGGCCGAACACCACCTGGGCATCCACACCCGCCACGCCCGCGCGTACCGGCAGACCCCGCACCTCGACGCACCCAGCACCCCTGACGCGCCCGTCCTGCACGCCCGCGGCCTCACCCTGCGCCCCCAGCACGGCGCGTACACCCTCATCCCCGCTGTCCACCACCGCGACCCGCACGGCTACACCCCACAGGGCGGCCACCTGACCGGCGTGCCCACCGGCCTGCGCCGCGAAACCCTCGAGGACCTCGTCGGCCTCATGGACGCCCTCCCCGCCCTCGCCACCAGCGACCTGCACCTGGGCCGCAGCCTCGCCGACATCCCCGGCGCGTGGCTCGCCCTCCCCCACGGACAACCCGACGCCACCCCCACCCACGACCGCCTCGACGACCACACCCACCTCCTCCTCGGCGGCCCCCACGCCGACACCCTCGGGTTGTGGAAGGCCGACGAGTTGGCGCGAGAGATCGCGGGGGGAAGGGGGCAGTAG
- the ilvA gene encoding threonine ammonia-lyase, biosynthetic — MDVLRLALTSKVYGAAVETPVSETPRLSARLANRVLLKREDQQPIFSFKLRGAYNKMAQLTPVERARGVICASAGNHAQGVAFAAERLGVRAVIVMPATTPEIKVGACRARGAEVVLFGDSFSDAEAHAFELQRELGLTFVHPYDDPLVLAGQGTVALEVLRQVEADGPLTVFVPVGGGGLIAGVAGVLKALRPDIRVVGVEPEDSDAMFQSVQAGERVRLESVGIFVDGVAVKQVGAFTFDLTRRYVDDWVRVNTDEVCAAIKDVFDDTRAVMEPAGALAVAGLKRFVQERGVQGETLVALTCGANVNFDRLRHVAERAEIGERREAIFAVTIPERPGAFREFIEVVGARAITEFNYRFAPRAQAQIFVGVQLAAPGQRAELRGELVSRGYAVLDLTDDELAKVHVRHMVGGRAPEATDERVYSFTFPERPGALLEFLTHLHGRWNISLFHYRNHGSAHGRVLAGVQVPPADAPEFAAFLAGVGYPATEVTTNPAYRLFLT, encoded by the coding sequence ATGGACGTGTTGAGGTTGGCGTTGACGAGCAAGGTGTATGGGGCGGCGGTGGAGACGCCGGTGAGTGAGACGCCGCGGCTAAGTGCGCGGCTTGCGAACCGGGTGCTGCTGAAGCGGGAGGATCAGCAGCCGATCTTCTCGTTCAAGTTGCGGGGCGCGTACAACAAGATGGCTCAGTTGACGCCGGTGGAGCGGGCGCGGGGGGTGATCTGTGCGTCGGCGGGGAATCACGCGCAGGGGGTGGCGTTCGCGGCGGAGCGGTTGGGGGTGCGGGCGGTGATCGTGATGCCCGCGACGACGCCGGAGATCAAGGTGGGGGCGTGTCGGGCGCGCGGGGCGGAGGTGGTGCTGTTCGGGGACAGCTTCAGTGACGCTGAAGCTCATGCGTTCGAGTTGCAGCGCGAGTTGGGCCTGACGTTCGTGCATCCGTACGATGATCCGCTGGTGCTGGCGGGGCAGGGGACGGTGGCGCTGGAGGTGCTGCGGCAGGTGGAGGCGGATGGCCCGCTGACGGTGTTCGTGCCGGTGGGGGGCGGCGGTCTGATCGCGGGCGTGGCGGGGGTCTTGAAGGCGCTCAGGCCGGACATCCGGGTGGTGGGGGTGGAGCCGGAGGACAGTGACGCGATGTTCCAGTCGGTGCAGGCCGGAGAGCGGGTGCGGCTGGAGTCGGTGGGCATCTTCGTGGATGGCGTGGCGGTGAAGCAGGTGGGGGCGTTCACGTTCGACCTGACGCGCCGGTACGTGGACGACTGGGTGCGGGTGAACACGGATGAGGTGTGCGCGGCGATCAAGGACGTGTTCGATGACACGCGCGCGGTGATGGAACCGGCGGGGGCGCTGGCGGTGGCGGGCCTGAAGCGGTTCGTGCAGGAGCGGGGCGTGCAGGGTGAGACGCTGGTGGCGTTGACGTGCGGCGCGAACGTGAATTTCGACCGGCTGCGGCACGTGGCGGAGCGGGCGGAGATCGGGGAGCGGCGGGAGGCGATCTTCGCGGTGACGATCCCGGAGCGGCCCGGTGCGTTCCGGGAGTTCATCGAGGTGGTGGGCGCGCGGGCGATCACGGAGTTCAATTACCGGTTCGCGCCGCGTGCGCAGGCGCAGATTTTCGTGGGGGTGCAGCTGGCGGCGCCGGGTCAGCGGGCGGAGTTGCGGGGCGAGCTGGTGTCGCGTGGGTACGCGGTGCTGGACCTGACGGACGACGAACTGGCGAAGGTGCACGTGCGGCACATGGTGGGGGGGCGCGCGCCGGAGGCGACGGACGAGCGGGTGTACTCGTTCACGTTCCCGGAGCGGCCGGGGGCGCTGCTGGAGTTCCTGACGCACCTGCATGGCCGCTGGAACATCAGTCTGTTCCATTACCGGAATCACGGGTCGGCGCACGGCCGGGTGCTGGCGGGCGTGCAGGTGCCGCCCGCGGACGCGCCGGAGTTCGCGGCGTTCCTGGCCGGGGTGGGGTACCCGGCGACCGAGGTCACGACGAACCCGGCGTACCGGCTGTTCCTGACCTGA